A region from the Arcanobacterium buesumense genome encodes:
- a CDS encoding DUF3618 domain-containing protein gives MSSINESARVAAQSKTAADYEAPVGIEDTRSAEEIQRDIERVREELTATVNDLAAKLDPEVLKEDLKTAMLAKVDSIKAKAQALAHDAASGDMKAIGIIAGVALGLGALIVRKAMK, from the coding sequence GTGAGTAGCATTAACGAATCTGCCCGAGTAGCAGCGCAATCAAAAACAGCTGCGGATTATGAAGCCCCAGTAGGGATCGAAGACACCCGCTCAGCCGAAGAAATCCAACGCGATATTGAACGGGTCCGTGAGGAACTAACAGCAACAGTTAATGACTTGGCAGCTAAATTAGACCCTGAGGTTTTGAAAGAGGATCTTAAAACAGCAATGCTGGCGAAAGTTGATTCTATCAAAGCCAAGGCCCAGGCGCTTGCGCATGATGCAGCTAGCGGAGACATGAAAGCGATCGGCATTATCGCTGGCGTTGCTCTAGGACTTGGTGCTCTGATTGTACGTAAAGCCATGAAATAG
- a CDS encoding phage holin family protein, with protein sequence MATEHTDPAKKLDGIKSSTSHAGSSIGELVAKITSQFSALVRDEIKYTGLQAKTKVKQLGAGGVLFAIAGVLALYMLGFLFAGIAWAFAELVPVWAGYLITAGIILLVILILALLGKRSLTKASQAKIAPKDGLAKNVEAIKKGFDK encoded by the coding sequence GTGGCTACTGAACATACCGATCCAGCGAAGAAGCTTGATGGCATAAAATCCTCAACCTCGCACGCTGGTAGTTCCATTGGTGAGCTGGTCGCCAAAATAACCAGTCAATTTTCCGCTCTTGTCCGTGATGAAATTAAATACACTGGCCTACAGGCGAAAACTAAAGTCAAACAGCTCGGCGCAGGAGGCGTACTTTTTGCTATCGCTGGCGTCTTGGCCCTCTACATGCTCGGCTTTTTATTTGCAGGTATTGCTTGGGCTTTTGCGGAACTCGTTCCGGTCTGGGCAGGGTACCTGATCACCGCCGGCATTATTCTCCTCGTCATTCTCATCTTGGCTCTTCTTGGTAAGAGGTCTCTAACGAAGGCTTCGCAGGCCAAAATCGCTCCTAAAGATGGGCTTGCTAAAAACGTTGAAGCAATCAAGAAGGGATTTGACAAGTGA
- the gdhA gene encoding NADP-specific glutamate dehydrogenase, with the protein MHADIEKVYQESLQRNPTQPEFQQAVREVIDSVEPLIIARKDYQDAEILARVIEPERQIMFRVAWEDDQRHVRVNRGYRIQFNSALGPYKGGLRFHKSVTLSVVKFLGFEQIFKNALTGQGIGGGKGGSDFDPHGKSDSEVMRFCQAFMTELSRHIGADVDVPAGDIGVGAREIGYLFGQYKRLSNRNEAGVLTGKGLNWGGSLARTEATGYGLVTFAQAMLGEQGLDMEGMKVLVSGSGNVATYAIEKAQSLGAKPISISDSSGAVYDPDGIDVELLKQVKQVERGRVSDYAQRRPNAQFRAGERVWGIAGDIALPCATQNEMNEAEVATLVKNGVKLIAEGANMPLTPQAIEAAQASHILYAPGKASNAGGVATSALEMQQNAGLTQWPFVKVENRLDKIMLDIHRECLETAHEFGKPGDYLVGANIAGFRKVADAMLDQGII; encoded by the coding sequence ATGCACGCAGATATTGAAAAGGTTTATCAAGAATCTCTTCAACGTAACCCCACCCAGCCTGAATTTCAGCAAGCAGTTCGAGAAGTCATCGATTCGGTTGAACCGCTTATAATAGCGCGCAAAGATTACCAAGATGCAGAAATTCTTGCCCGAGTAATTGAACCAGAACGCCAGATTATGTTCCGTGTGGCGTGGGAAGACGATCAACGTCATGTCCGAGTTAATCGAGGATACCGTATCCAATTCAATTCAGCACTCGGCCCCTACAAGGGTGGTTTGCGGTTCCATAAATCGGTGACGTTGTCTGTTGTGAAGTTCCTGGGTTTTGAACAGATTTTCAAGAATGCGTTAACTGGCCAGGGCATCGGCGGTGGCAAAGGTGGATCGGATTTTGACCCACACGGCAAGTCGGACAGTGAAGTCATGCGCTTTTGTCAGGCATTCATGACTGAACTTTCGCGTCACATTGGGGCAGATGTTGATGTTCCAGCAGGTGATATCGGTGTAGGAGCACGTGAAATTGGGTATTTGTTTGGCCAATACAAACGCCTTTCGAACCGCAATGAAGCAGGTGTGCTCACTGGTAAGGGCTTAAATTGGGGCGGTTCGTTGGCACGTACTGAAGCAACTGGCTATGGTCTGGTGACTTTTGCACAGGCCATGCTCGGCGAGCAGGGCCTTGATATGGAGGGGATGAAAGTACTCGTCTCCGGATCAGGGAATGTGGCAACGTACGCGATTGAAAAAGCTCAGTCGTTAGGGGCCAAGCCGATTTCTATTTCGGATTCCTCGGGCGCAGTTTACGATCCAGACGGGATCGACGTTGAGCTTCTCAAGCAGGTTAAGCAGGTGGAGCGGGGTCGAGTATCAGATTATGCTCAACGACGCCCTAACGCGCAATTCCGGGCCGGAGAACGGGTCTGGGGGATTGCCGGTGACATCGCACTTCCATGTGCAACCCAAAATGAAATGAATGAAGCTGAAGTGGCTACGTTAGTAAAGAACGGCGTCAAGCTTATTGCCGAAGGGGCAAATATGCCGTTGACCCCGCAAGCAATCGAAGCCGCCCAAGCGTCACATATTCTTTACGCGCCCGGCAAGGCATCAAATGCTGGTGGTGTGGCCACATCGGCGTTGGAGATGCAGCAGAATGCTGGATTAACACAGTGGCCGTTTGTGAAGGTAGAAAATCGACTTGATAAGATCATGCTCGATATTCACCGTGAGTGCCTAGAAACCGCGCACGAGTTCGGTAAACCAGGGGATTACTTGGTAGGAGCGAATATCGCAGGCTTTAGGAAAGTGGCTGATGCGATGCTTGACCAAGGCATTATCTAA
- a CDS encoding endonuclease/exonuclease/phosphatase family protein, with protein MTLRCLTLNIEHGRSANSESHAFNKALDELQELAPDILMLQEVDGRRRVQLTTRNATRVSQAEQIAQKLGMHYVYAPSAFGYGVAILSTMSIMAARFLRLPPVVLPLQRPAGAQLVRARWPEPRTALYAYLNHPHKPLIVATTHLDIDQNAAPHQLDIVARGYEKVAQYWQIPGAATSSSLLLAGDLNLRPAAVSKVLEQIPSKYSIPRVPLAAGLTYPRRNPKWQIDHMLGYRLTSSSSRVISTAISDHVGLLAHIDIS; from the coding sequence ATGACACTTCGGTGCTTGACGCTCAACATTGAGCATGGACGATCCGCCAACAGTGAATCTCATGCTTTTAACAAAGCATTAGACGAGCTACAAGAGCTGGCACCGGACATTCTTATGCTTCAAGAGGTCGATGGGCGGCGCCGAGTGCAATTAACCACTCGGAATGCCACACGAGTTAGTCAAGCAGAACAAATAGCGCAAAAACTCGGCATGCACTATGTTTACGCTCCTTCCGCATTCGGATATGGCGTAGCAATACTTAGCACAATGTCGATCATGGCAGCGCGCTTTTTGCGCCTGCCACCAGTTGTGCTACCACTTCAGCGGCCAGCGGGCGCGCAACTAGTGCGCGCCCGCTGGCCGGAACCACGTACGGCGCTCTATGCCTATCTGAACCATCCACACAAGCCGCTTATCGTGGCTACTACCCACCTTGATATTGACCAAAATGCCGCCCCGCATCAACTTGATATTGTTGCTCGCGGATATGAAAAAGTTGCCCAATATTGGCAAATACCTGGTGCGGCCACATCCTCATCGCTTCTATTAGCTGGTGATCTTAACCTGCGGCCAGCAGCCGTATCTAAAGTTCTGGAACAGATCCCAAGCAAATATTCAATTCCACGCGTCCCTCTGGCGGCAGGGTTGACCTATCCGCGCCGCAATCCGAAGTGGCAAATTGATCACATGTTGGGCTACCGACTCACATCAAGTAGCTCTAGAGTCATTTCTACAGCAATATCTGATCATGTTGGACTGCTAGCGCATATTGATATTTCGTGA
- a CDS encoding EamA family transporter, with protein sequence MLGYLIYMYVGRRIAVTGNGLDSLAVGMLTGSLLWLPIAGMSLGPIFSNQRIFWLVMLVALLSSVTPYAMDTVIMRRINASTFALLNSLLPATSFVVGLVILHQVPTIGELAGLVLITAAVGLVGMRPNAK encoded by the coding sequence ATGCTGGGCTATTTAATTTATATGTATGTTGGGCGGCGGATTGCAGTAACTGGAAATGGTCTGGATTCGTTGGCCGTTGGGATGCTGACGGGATCTTTGCTGTGGTTGCCAATCGCTGGTATGTCTTTGGGGCCAATTTTTTCTAACCAACGGATATTCTGGTTAGTGATGCTAGTGGCGCTTTTATCTTCGGTCACGCCATATGCTATGGATACGGTGATTATGAGACGCATTAACGCCTCAACATTTGCTCTGTTGAACTCTCTTCTACCAGCTACTTCATTTGTTGTTGGGCTTGTTATCTTGCATCAGGTTCCGACGATTGGGGAACTTGCTGGGCTGGTGCTTATTACTGCTGCTGTTGGTTTGGTAGGAATGCGTCCCAATGCAAAATAA
- a CDS encoding sterol carrier family protein — translation MKRKVNPAEGLALVRQYVYEGELPTPQLRTAVRFALEEFASRHPGRSVEIRIPWIGAVQAVAGPVHTRGTPPNVVEMDGPTWLNIVTGQPAGGVVQASGARADVMQYLPLFGPGQLGQEHSE, via the coding sequence ATGAAACGAAAAGTGAATCCAGCTGAGGGATTGGCGTTGGTGCGCCAATATGTTTACGAAGGGGAACTACCAACGCCACAGTTACGCACAGCAGTGCGGTTTGCTTTGGAGGAGTTCGCTAGTCGGCATCCGGGTAGGTCGGTAGAAATACGTATTCCGTGGATTGGTGCGGTGCAAGCAGTTGCTGGGCCAGTCCATACTCGTGGAACTCCACCAAACGTTGTGGAAATGGATGGGCCGACGTGGTTGAACATTGTTACTGGGCAACCTGCTGGAGGAGTTGTTCAGGCCAGTGGTGCTCGTGCAGATGTGATGCAGTATCTACCGTTATTTGGTCCAGGACAATTAGGGCAGGAACATAGTGAATAG
- a CDS encoding DUF3073 domain-containing protein, with product MGRGRQRAKQRKVARDLKYFSPETDYAALERELVAKSNASSADNATDASDGDWPDYDSYEVPPAADWDEDDWTPLHK from the coding sequence ATGGGACGCGGCCGTCAAAGAGCCAAACAACGTAAAGTTGCACGCGATCTAAAGTATTTCAGCCCGGAAACGGATTATGCAGCACTCGAAAGAGAACTCGTTGCAAAATCTAACGCTTCGTCTGCTGATAACGCCACCGATGCCTCGGATGGCGACTGGCCTGATTACGATTCGTATGAGGTGCCCCCAGCAGCCGATTGGGATGAAGATGATTGGACGCCACTGCATAAGTGA
- the murJ gene encoding murein biosynthesis integral membrane protein MurJ — MHFRSRNRFNPRHGQGSTPVSGTRSIRTLTAPHTSTEPSTPPQANTESHAPKTSAARSSLIMFLGTLISRALGMVRSPILLGAVVGVSTPVANSFDIANNVPNLLYGIIAGGLVNAVLVPAIVRATEKSRTDGAIFINKLLTFSFVTLGAMTLVITAAAPLIVNFYASTMSSEWYQLTVIFSFWCLPQIFFYGLYAVLGQILNAYEKFGPYMWSPALNNVVAIGGLITMLALFGPEDSTNPSSAADWAGAPTMILAGVSTLGIVVQALILFVPLYRLGIRYRPDFQWRNSGLGAVGRAGSWVLALMFTGMVPIMILLNIAAGATQRAIDAGQDTTLVAGNFMYTIAYALYSLPSSLVAISIITAVFPRMSRAAARNDFAAVRSDVSISIRTIGVFNVLASALIFVLAVPVAKVVTPTSTSQEAWALAWVLAALTLGLVFGSADAVLMKVFYAFEDTKTAFLTVLPLHILTPILYLQTVFLPPQWTVVGLCLVSSFENVIFIGIHAWVLRRRLGGLDTRRIIRTHLQLGGLGIIVSLVGYAIMLGFGYDAVASSFSLAIVSIIVVTFVMSSIFVVLLKLSKMPEGEILLGPIRAIFRKILSRSRR; from the coding sequence ATGCACTTTCGTTCTCGAAACCGCTTCAATCCTCGGCACGGACAAGGATCTACTCCAGTATCTGGGACGCGGTCCATACGTACGCTAACGGCACCACACACAAGCACCGAGCCGTCAACGCCTCCACAGGCTAACACTGAGTCTCACGCACCGAAGACGTCGGCTGCGCGTTCGTCACTCATTATGTTTTTGGGTACGCTCATTTCCCGCGCACTCGGAATGGTTCGTTCGCCGATTTTACTCGGCGCTGTTGTTGGTGTCTCAACGCCGGTTGCTAATTCTTTCGATATTGCCAACAATGTGCCAAATTTGCTGTACGGCATTATTGCCGGCGGCCTAGTCAACGCCGTCCTCGTACCTGCTATCGTGCGGGCAACTGAGAAATCGCGGACTGACGGTGCTATTTTCATCAATAAACTTTTAACTTTTTCTTTTGTCACGCTCGGCGCAATGACGCTTGTCATTACGGCAGCAGCACCACTGATCGTTAATTTTTACGCCTCAACAATGTCATCTGAGTGGTATCAGTTAACGGTTATTTTCTCTTTTTGGTGCTTGCCACAAATATTCTTTTACGGGCTTTATGCAGTGCTGGGACAGATCCTTAATGCATACGAAAAGTTTGGGCCATATATGTGGTCACCGGCGCTTAATAACGTCGTCGCTATTGGCGGCTTAATCACGATGCTCGCTCTGTTTGGTCCGGAGGATTCAACGAACCCATCATCAGCAGCCGATTGGGCCGGCGCCCCCACCATGATCTTGGCTGGCGTATCCACTTTAGGCATTGTTGTTCAAGCATTAATCTTATTTGTCCCGCTTTATCGCCTAGGCATTCGCTATCGACCTGATTTCCAATGGCGCAATTCAGGCCTTGGTGCCGTGGGCCGGGCCGGGAGCTGGGTCTTGGCTCTGATGTTCACCGGCATGGTTCCCATTATGATTTTGCTTAATATCGCTGCTGGTGCAACCCAACGCGCGATCGACGCTGGACAAGACACAACGCTGGTAGCGGGCAATTTTATGTATACCATCGCCTATGCACTTTACTCGCTGCCATCTTCACTCGTAGCTATTTCGATTATCACTGCAGTCTTCCCCCGCATGTCCCGAGCCGCCGCACGTAACGATTTTGCAGCGGTGCGCTCCGACGTTTCTATATCTATTCGAACTATTGGTGTTTTTAACGTTTTAGCCTCTGCGCTTATTTTCGTTCTTGCTGTTCCGGTAGCAAAAGTTGTGACGCCGACGTCGACCTCGCAAGAAGCATGGGCGTTAGCCTGGGTTTTGGCAGCCCTGACTCTCGGACTAGTTTTCGGTTCAGCTGACGCAGTATTGATGAAAGTTTTTTATGCTTTCGAAGATACGAAAACAGCGTTTTTAACCGTCTTACCACTCCATATTTTGACTCCGATTTTATATCTACAAACCGTTTTCCTACCGCCACAGTGGACGGTTGTCGGCTTGTGTTTAGTCTCTTCCTTTGAAAATGTTATTTTCATTGGTATTCACGCGTGGGTTCTTCGTCGCCGTCTTGGCGGACTTGATACGCGACGAATCATCCGTACCCATCTCCAACTTGGCGGATTGGGAATCATCGTGAGCCTGGTTGGATACGCCATCATGTTAGGTTTCGGATATGACGCGGTAGCAAGTTCTTTCTCATTAGCCATAGTCTCGATTATCGTCGTTACGTTCGTCATGTCCAGTATCTTCGTCGTACTTTTAAAGCTTTCAAAAATGCCTGAAGGTGAAATTCTCCTCGGTCCTATTCGGGCGATTTTCCGCAAGATTCTTTCTCGCTCAAGGCGATAA
- a CDS encoding BldC family transcriptional regulator: protein MTEFDTELMTPAEVAALFRVDPKTVARWSDSGKIPSIRTLGGHRRFRRSDIVAILENNTTEID, encoded by the coding sequence ATGACTGAATTTGATACTGAGCTTATGACCCCTGCCGAAGTTGCTGCCCTTTTCCGAGTTGACCCAAAGACAGTAGCTCGTTGGTCAGATTCCGGAAAGATTCCATCAATTCGTACTCTCGGTGGGCACCGTCGTTTCCGTCGTTCAGACATTGTTGCTATCCTAGAAAACAACACCACTGAAATTGATTAA
- a CDS encoding mechanosensitive ion channel family protein — translation MTVSIISQIAPYFFSPLAQDPPDTPAAEKAEAVVEATVDVLSVLISGAIGALIGAFTTIVVMSISHVFAKRYKYYAPVHSTIRKPLGLTLITLGAWIGFDLATKNLDDATAPEWLPLFDHGFLILFIAVSAATIVALTNGLVKSVYLRMEFSSEERASRIETQVQVIHRVVGAIIWVLAFGAILLTFPAARTAGTSLLASAGLLSVVAGLAAQSVLGNVFAGLQLAFSDSMRVGDIVVFNGSMATVEEITLTYIVLAVWDGRRIMVPSTKMTAEPFENWTRRSPEMMGVVEWEVDWNIPVKQARKQLDYLLHATDLWDGRTGVLQVAEAVDGTILMRAVVSAANAGAMIDLRHYLREAMVQWIQDEAPQAIPHYRRIVDEAPDFKTVTDATAALVNKRVAVKAPVYTPDPAVVETASTVVISQAEVESFSRTPLAQRVGDDDFQVHTTSAEFAVVPDDDDDGPAGYQSAIFHGSEEAEKRAEQYAGPGQDVYEERNRKLEQTDDMKKLADSGEQKIDEEEEGK, via the coding sequence ATGACTGTATCGATTATTTCCCAGATCGCGCCGTATTTTTTCTCCCCCTTGGCGCAAGACCCGCCGGATACTCCAGCTGCCGAAAAAGCCGAAGCAGTTGTGGAAGCAACGGTTGACGTTTTAAGCGTGCTCATTTCGGGTGCTATCGGCGCTCTCATAGGAGCTTTCACCACAATCGTCGTCATGTCGATCAGCCACGTCTTCGCCAAACGTTACAAGTATTACGCACCCGTTCACAGCACGATACGTAAACCATTAGGATTGACACTCATCACCTTAGGCGCCTGGATCGGCTTCGATCTAGCAACAAAAAATCTTGACGATGCCACCGCACCCGAATGGTTACCGTTATTCGATCACGGATTCTTAATCCTCTTTATTGCCGTATCGGCAGCAACCATCGTGGCCTTAACCAACGGCCTCGTGAAATCGGTCTACCTTCGGATGGAGTTTTCCTCCGAAGAACGAGCCAGCCGAATCGAAACTCAAGTACAAGTCATTCACCGCGTCGTCGGCGCAATCATCTGGGTTTTAGCCTTCGGTGCAATATTACTCACATTCCCGGCTGCAAGAACTGCAGGAACGTCCCTTCTCGCATCGGCCGGCTTGCTCTCCGTCGTCGCCGGTCTAGCCGCTCAATCGGTACTCGGTAACGTCTTCGCCGGTCTGCAACTGGCTTTCTCCGACTCAATGCGCGTAGGCGATATCGTCGTCTTCAACGGGTCAATGGCAACAGTCGAAGAAATCACCCTGACATACATCGTCCTCGCCGTGTGGGATGGCCGACGCATTATGGTGCCATCAACCAAAATGACTGCCGAACCATTCGAAAACTGGACCCGGCGATCCCCAGAAATGATGGGCGTCGTCGAATGGGAAGTAGATTGGAATATCCCCGTCAAACAAGCCCGCAAACAGCTTGACTACCTCCTCCACGCCACCGACCTCTGGGACGGTCGCACAGGCGTCCTCCAAGTAGCTGAAGCAGTCGACGGCACAATCCTTATGCGTGCCGTCGTTTCGGCCGCCAACGCCGGAGCCATGATTGACTTGCGCCACTACCTGCGCGAAGCAATGGTTCAATGGATTCAAGACGAAGCCCCGCAAGCCATTCCGCACTATCGCAGAATCGTCGACGAAGCTCCCGATTTTAAGACCGTAACTGACGCCACGGCAGCCCTAGTCAATAAACGCGTAGCTGTAAAAGCGCCAGTGTATACGCCAGACCCCGCAGTTGTAGAAACCGCCTCAACCGTTGTCATATCTCAAGCCGAAGTGGAAAGCTTTTCCCGGACGCCGCTTGCCCAACGGGTAGGAGATGACGACTTCCAGGTACACACAACCTCCGCTGAGTTCGCCGTCGTGCCCGACGACGATGATGACGGTCCCGCTGGCTACCAATCAGCGATTTTCCACGGTTCAGAAGAAGCCGAAAAACGCGCTGAACAATATGCCGGGCCAGGTCAAGACGTCTATGAAGAACGCAACAGAAAACTGGAACAGACCGACGATATGAAAAAATTAGCCGATAGTGGCGAACAAAAAATCGACGAAGAAGAGGAAGGAAAATAA
- a CDS encoding EamA family transporter, with product MIRSEKTSETWPLAPFILLLTAAIQYSGATIAVGLFSSVAVIAVAWARGFFASLMLVAWRRPSLNLTTPQGRHAFVLSSIYGLSIVSTNVIFYLAIARIPLGTTVALEFLGPVILAAIVGKGWRIRLGIILALSGVFLISWIGVDIHAPGVSTGIVIALIAGLCWAI from the coding sequence GTGATACGGAGTGAAAAAACTAGTGAAACTTGGCCGTTAGCGCCATTCATTTTACTTCTCACGGCGGCTATTCAATACAGTGGCGCAACGATTGCGGTTGGTCTATTTTCATCCGTTGCGGTTATTGCTGTTGCGTGGGCGCGCGGATTCTTTGCCTCTCTTATGCTCGTTGCTTGGCGTCGCCCATCTCTTAACCTCACCACTCCACAAGGTCGGCATGCTTTTGTTTTATCGTCAATCTACGGGCTATCCATAGTGTCAACTAATGTTATTTTTTATTTAGCCATTGCCCGAATTCCCCTTGGGACGACAGTAGCTTTAGAATTTTTAGGGCCAGTTATTCTTGCCGCCATTGTCGGTAAAGGGTGGCGCATTCGGCTAGGGATAATTCTTGCTTTGAGTGGAGTTTTTCTTATCTCCTGGATTGGGGTAGATATACATGCTCCGGGAGTAAGCACGGGAATAGTGATCGCATTAATCGCTGGATTATGCTGGGCTATTTAA
- the msrB gene encoding peptide-methionine (R)-S-oxide reductase MsrB — MGYADQTPQPTDDINYKLNKTPQEWRNLLTDMEFFVLREAGTERPGTGELLYENRPGTYHCKACDAQLFSADKKFDSHCGWPSFYDPDEKGAVVYIEDRSLAPRIRTEVRCATCGSHLGHVFNDSPQTPTGLRYCMNSVALRFVPGEDHNE; from the coding sequence ATGGGATACGCCGACCAAACTCCACAGCCAACAGACGACATCAACTACAAGCTCAACAAAACCCCACAAGAGTGGCGCAACCTACTAACCGATATGGAGTTCTTCGTACTACGTGAAGCTGGGACCGAACGGCCCGGAACCGGCGAATTGCTCTACGAAAATCGCCCCGGAACTTACCACTGTAAGGCCTGCGACGCCCAACTCTTTAGCGCCGACAAAAAATTTGACTCCCACTGCGGTTGGCCGTCATTCTACGATCCAGATGAAAAAGGCGCCGTGGTCTACATCGAAGATCGCTCTCTTGCTCCGCGAATTCGCACCGAAGTGCGCTGCGCAACATGTGGATCCCACCTCGGTCACGTCTTCAACGACTCACCACAAACACCAACCGGTTTGCGCTACTGCATGAACTCCGTCGCACTGCGATTCGTACCAGGAGAAGACCACAACGAATGA